A single region of the Hyalangium ruber genome encodes:
- a CDS encoding cyclase family protein, which yields MRLIDLSHTITPGMTTYPGLPGPVVTDHLSREASRSHYASGTTFHIARIEMVANTGTYMDAPSHRWERGADLSQLTLEQTANLEGVCVEAPPGGRAIDAEAFAGVSVRGRAVLVRTGWSRHFGTEAYGSGHPFLTAEATQVLVKEGAVLVGIDSLNIDDTAAGDRPAHTGLLGAGIPIVEHLTRLEQLPTRGFRFFSVAPKFSGVGTFPVRAFALVPEPS from the coding sequence ATGCGCCTGATCGATCTCAGCCACACCATCACTCCGGGGATGACGACGTACCCTGGCCTTCCGGGGCCGGTTGTCACGGACCACCTGAGCCGGGAGGCCTCGCGGTCGCACTACGCGTCGGGGACGACGTTCCACATCGCGCGTATCGAGATGGTGGCCAACACGGGGACCTATATGGATGCGCCGAGCCACCGGTGGGAGCGCGGCGCCGACCTGTCCCAGCTCACGCTCGAGCAGACGGCGAACCTGGAGGGCGTGTGCGTGGAGGCGCCGCCGGGAGGGCGAGCCATCGACGCGGAGGCGTTCGCGGGAGTCTCGGTGCGTGGGCGCGCGGTGCTGGTGCGGACGGGCTGGTCGCGACACTTCGGGACCGAGGCTTATGGGTCGGGCCATCCGTTCCTGACGGCGGAGGCCACGCAGGTGCTGGTGAAGGAGGGCGCGGTGCTGGTGGGAATCGACTCGCTCAACATCGACGACACCGCCGCGGGCGATCGGCCGGCGCACACGGGGTTGCTGGGGGCGGGGATTCCGATCGTGGAGCACCTCACGAGGCTGGAGCAGCTCCCCACGAGGGGCTTCCGCTTCTTCTCCGTGGCGCCGAAGTTCAGCGGTGTGGGGACCTTCCCGGTCCGCGCGTTCGCGCTCGTTCCTGAACCGTCATAG
- a CDS encoding tetratricopeptide repeat protein: MTPDARAEMQARAERALRRGELAEAVALYEALAREFPDDGALAQKLALLRESLQPMELHSPKAAAPKEERLPLGPSSPIQEGERLFALGDYAGAAAAYRRALQERPDNELIKERLIELYRLAQAAPVHSPTDRALPKEPEPLLHALLDRVAARRRLKRD, from the coding sequence ATGACTCCTGATGCCCGGGCCGAGATGCAAGCGCGTGCCGAGCGCGCCCTGAGGCGCGGAGAACTGGCCGAGGCGGTGGCTCTCTACGAGGCGCTCGCCCGCGAGTTCCCCGACGACGGAGCGCTCGCGCAGAAGCTCGCCCTCCTCCGGGAGTCCCTCCAGCCCATGGAGCTCCACAGCCCCAAGGCCGCCGCTCCCAAGGAGGAACGCCTGCCGCTCGGTCCCTCTTCTCCCATCCAGGAAGGCGAGCGCCTCTTCGCGCTCGGAGACTACGCCGGGGCCGCCGCCGCCTACCGCCGTGCCCTCCAGGAGCGCCCCGACAACGAGCTCATCAAGGAGCGCCTCATCGAGCTCTACCGGCTCGCCCAGGCCGCCCCCGTCCATTCCCCCACGGACCGCGCCCTGCCCAAAGAGCCCGAGCCCCTGCTGCATGCCCTCCTGGACAGGGTGGCGGCCCGGCGCCGCCTCAAGCGGGACTGA
- a CDS encoding 6-phosphofructokinase, whose product MPRPLRLGVLTGGGDCPGLNALIRGLVKRGSHEFGHEFVGIENGYMGLVEPNLTRPLSEADTRGILPKGGTILGTSNKADPFIYPVKENGQWVEKDLSDQVLRRAEELKLDGLIAIGGDGTLTIGHMLSKKGLRVVGCPKTIDNDLSGTDQTFGFDTARGICTEAIDRLHSTAESHDRVMVVEIMGRNAGFLTLDSGIAGGADVILIPEIPYRVEPIVEKIRRRATRKRSFSIIAIAEGAYPVGGTLAVVEKAHEIPGRGVVRLGGAGKVCADLLASHIEAEIRVTVLGHLQRGGTPSAADRVLATLYGCKVLDLVRDGQWDHMVALRNGKIVTASLSESRKERRVDPTGETVRFAKSMGISFGD is encoded by the coding sequence ATGCCCCGTCCCCTGCGACTTGGAGTCCTTACCGGCGGTGGAGACTGCCCCGGACTCAATGCGCTCATTCGCGGGCTCGTGAAGCGGGGCAGCCATGAGTTCGGCCACGAGTTCGTCGGCATCGAGAACGGGTACATGGGCCTGGTCGAGCCGAACCTCACTCGCCCCCTCTCCGAAGCGGACACCCGAGGCATCCTCCCCAAGGGCGGCACCATCCTCGGCACCTCCAACAAGGCCGATCCCTTCATCTACCCCGTGAAGGAGAACGGCCAGTGGGTGGAGAAGGACCTGTCCGATCAGGTGCTGCGCCGCGCGGAGGAGTTGAAGCTCGACGGGCTGATCGCCATCGGCGGGGACGGCACGCTGACCATCGGCCACATGCTCTCGAAGAAGGGGCTGCGCGTGGTCGGCTGCCCGAAGACGATCGACAACGACTTGTCCGGCACGGATCAGACCTTCGGCTTCGACACCGCGCGCGGCATCTGCACCGAGGCCATCGACCGGCTGCACTCCACCGCCGAGTCCCATGACCGCGTCATGGTGGTGGAGATCATGGGCCGCAACGCCGGCTTCCTCACGCTGGACAGCGGCATCGCCGGGGGCGCGGACGTCATCCTCATCCCGGAGATCCCCTACCGGGTGGAGCCCATCGTCGAGAAGATCCGCCGCCGCGCCACGCGCAAGCGCAGCTTCTCCATCATCGCCATCGCCGAGGGGGCCTACCCCGTGGGCGGCACCCTGGCCGTGGTGGAGAAGGCCCATGAGATCCCCGGCCGCGGCGTGGTGCGCCTGGGCGGCGCGGGCAAGGTGTGCGCGGACCTGCTGGCCAGCCACATCGAGGCGGAGATCCGCGTCACGGTGCTCGGCCACCTCCAGCGCGGCGGCACGCCCTCGGCGGCGGACCGGGTGCTGGCGACGCTCTACGGCTGCAAGGTGCTGGACCTGGTGCGCGACGGGCAGTGGGACCACATGGTGGCGCTGCGCAACGGGAAGATCGTCACCGCCTCGCTCTCCGAGTCGCGCAAGGAGCGTCGCGTGGATCCGACCGGCGAGACGGTGCGCTTCGCCAAGAGCATGGGGATCAGCTTTGGCGATTGA